From Chthonomonas sp., the proteins below share one genomic window:
- the ispH gene encoding 4-hydroxy-3-methylbut-2-enyl diphosphate reductase produces the protein MQEIVLAGPRGFCAGVAFAIEVVELALKVHGAPLYVRHAIVHNEFVVKGFEARGVIFVEDVNEVPEGAPVVFSAHGVAPQLREDAKRRALKVIDGTCPLVTKVHNEARRFLAKDYHFIYIGHKGHVEAEGTMGEAPDRMHLVETPEEAEALEIPHYDRLAVLTQTTLSISEVTAIMDVLRRRFPHMVTSAKEDICYATTNRQGAVHAMAREVDLVLVVGSRMSSNSNRLREVAESYGIPAFLLMSPDEIRPEWRTDYPRIGITSGASTPEELVEDLIGGLLLGRTDVTIRTVQTVEENIQFIPPRDLIQLAQASG, from the coding sequence GTGCAGGAAATCGTTCTCGCCGGTCCGCGCGGATTCTGCGCGGGAGTCGCCTTTGCGATTGAAGTTGTGGAGCTTGCGCTCAAGGTTCACGGCGCTCCCCTCTACGTTCGCCACGCCATTGTCCACAACGAGTTTGTCGTCAAGGGTTTTGAGGCGCGCGGCGTTATCTTTGTCGAAGATGTGAACGAGGTTCCCGAAGGCGCGCCGGTGGTGTTCTCCGCTCACGGCGTGGCCCCGCAACTGCGCGAAGACGCGAAGCGCCGCGCCCTCAAGGTGATTGATGGCACTTGCCCGCTCGTGACCAAGGTCCACAACGAGGCGCGCCGATTCCTGGCGAAGGACTATCATTTTATCTACATTGGCCACAAGGGCCATGTCGAAGCCGAGGGCACCATGGGCGAGGCGCCCGACCGCATGCACTTGGTGGAGACGCCCGAAGAGGCCGAGGCGCTCGAGATTCCGCACTACGATCGGCTCGCCGTGCTCACCCAAACGACGCTGAGTATCAGCGAAGTCACCGCGATCATGGATGTTCTGCGACGACGCTTCCCCCACATGGTGACCTCGGCGAAAGAGGACATTTGCTACGCCACCACGAACCGCCAGGGCGCGGTGCACGCGATGGCTCGCGAAGTGGATTTGGTGCTGGTCGTGGGTTCGCGCATGAGTTCCAACAGCAACCGCCTGCGCGAGGTCGCCGAGAGCTATGGCATTCCGGCGTTTCTGCTCATGTCGCCCGACGAGATTCGGCCGGAATGGCGCACGGATTACCCGCGCATCGGCATTACCTCGGGCGCATCGACGCCCGAGGAACTTGTCGAGGACCTCATTGGGGGCCTGCTGCTAGGGCGCACGGACGTGACGATCCGCACGGTGCAGACCGTGGAGGAGAATATTCAATTCATTCCCCCCCGCGATCTTATTCAACTCGCGCAGGCGAGCGGCTAG
- a CDS encoding type IV pilus twitching motility protein PilT gives MAALIDNLLRELVQQDASDLHIKANNPPLMRVRGELKRVNQPPLSEEMTHELLLSILSEDRKERLYSYKEVDLSYQVEGLARFRVNMFWQRGKIGAVFRLIPFNIRTIDDLHMPQATKAISMMPRGLVLVTGPTGSGKSTSLAAMINHVNLSKRAHIMTIEDPIEYVHKDIQSIINQRELGTDTHSFSEALKHVMRQNPDIILVGEMRDLETIQLAITAAETGHLVFSTLHTVDAAQTIDRIVDVFPPGQQAQIRTQLGVTIQAVVSQTLLPTKDGTGRVAAFEVMVATPAIRTLIREGKTHQLYMDIQTGSQFGMQTLDGNLLQLIKDGQIDFEHAVGKSSNVNEFTRRATAQGLTEASSGAH, from the coding sequence ATGGCCGCACTGATCGACAACCTATTACGCGAGCTCGTGCAGCAAGACGCCAGCGACTTGCATATCAAGGCGAATAACCCGCCGCTGATGCGGGTGCGCGGCGAGCTCAAGCGCGTGAATCAACCCCCGCTCAGCGAGGAAATGACGCACGAACTGCTGCTCAGCATCCTGAGCGAGGACCGCAAAGAGCGACTGTACAGCTACAAAGAAGTTGACCTCAGCTACCAGGTGGAGGGCCTCGCGCGATTCCGCGTGAATATGTTTTGGCAGCGCGGTAAAATCGGCGCGGTCTTCCGCCTGATCCCGTTTAACATCCGCACGATCGACGATTTGCACATGCCGCAAGCGACCAAGGCGATCTCGATGATGCCGCGCGGGCTGGTGCTGGTCACCGGGCCGACCGGCTCGGGAAAATCCACAAGTCTCGCGGCGATGATCAACCACGTGAACCTGAGCAAGCGGGCTCACATCATGACGATTGAGGACCCGATCGAGTACGTCCACAAGGACATTCAGAGCATCATCAATCAGCGCGAACTGGGCACGGACACGCACAGCTTTTCCGAGGCGCTCAAGCACGTCATGCGCCAAAATCCCGACATTATTCTGGTCGGTGAAATGCGCGACCTGGAAACCATTCAACTCGCCATCACCGCCGCGGAAACCGGTCACCTTGTGTTCAGTACGTTGCACACGGTGGACGCCGCGCAGACGATTGACCGGATTGTGGACGTCTTCCCGCCCGGTCAACAGGCGCAGATTCGAACCCAACTTGGCGTGACGATTCAGGCGGTTGTTTCGCAAACCCTGCTGCCGACCAAAGACGGAACCGGACGCGTGGCGGCGTTCGAGGTCATGGTCGCGACGCCGGCCATTCGCACTCTCATTCGCGAAGGAAAAACGCACCAGCTTTATATGGACATTCAGACCGGCTCGCAGTTCGGCATGCAGACCCTCGACGGCAACTTGCTGCAGCTCATCAAAGATGGTCAGATTGACTTCGAGCATGCGGTCGGCAAGTCCAGCAACGTCAACGAATTCACCCGCCGCGCCACCGCGCAAGGGCTCACGGAGGCTTCCAGTGGAGCACATTGA
- a CDS encoding homoserine O-acetyltransferase, with product MDDALFQENDRHSEAGAGASLAELGSFQLVSGASLPVTLAYQTWGTYRGDNAILACHALSGDSNAAVWWERLIGPGRAIDTDRFFVICANVLGGCRGSTGPSSVRDDGRAYGSRFPAVTIRDMTASIAAMLPQIGVNELFAAVGGSMGGMQVLDLCTHFPVQRAWCTASTGRHSAMQIGFNEVGRQAILRDANFTGGDYYDGSPPADGLAVARMAGHLTFLSEASFNRKFGRERRPTPTGEIFEVESYLNYQGDKFTQRFDANSQIVLTRALDAFDFQPAQSLSTEFLLTSFRSDWIYPTWQSEELRDQLSMWAKVRHVELGSPLGHDAFLLDDQEQADLVRLFLQ from the coding sequence GTGGACGACGCGCTGTTTCAGGAAAACGATCGCCACTCGGAGGCGGGCGCTGGTGCGTCTTTGGCCGAGCTCGGTTCGTTTCAACTGGTGAGTGGCGCGAGCCTGCCGGTCACCCTGGCGTACCAAACCTGGGGCACCTATCGCGGCGACAACGCGATTTTAGCGTGCCACGCGCTGAGCGGCGACAGCAATGCTGCGGTGTGGTGGGAACGCCTCATCGGGCCCGGCCGCGCGATTGATACCGACCGATTTTTTGTGATTTGCGCCAACGTGCTCGGCGGATGCCGCGGAAGCACGGGGCCTTCTTCGGTTCGCGACGATGGCCGCGCTTATGGCTCGCGGTTTCCGGCGGTCACGATTCGCGACATGACCGCCTCCATCGCGGCGATGCTCCCGCAAATCGGCGTAAACGAGTTGTTTGCCGCCGTCGGAGGCAGCATGGGCGGCATGCAGGTGCTCGACCTTTGCACGCACTTCCCGGTGCAGCGCGCGTGGTGCACGGCATCCACGGGACGGCACTCGGCGATGCAAATTGGGTTCAACGAGGTCGGTCGTCAGGCGATTTTGCGCGACGCCAACTTCACCGGCGGAGACTATTACGACGGTTCCCCGCCCGCCGATGGCTTGGCCGTGGCGCGCATGGCGGGACACCTCACCTTCTTGAGCGAGGCGAGCTTCAACCGCAAGTTCGGACGCGAACGCCGACCCACGCCAACCGGCGAGATTTTCGAGGTCGAGAGCTACCTGAACTATCAAGGCGACAAGTTCACCCAGCGCTTCGATGCGAACTCGCAGATTGTGCTCACCCGGGCGCTCGATGCCTTCGACTTCCAGCCCGCGCAGTCTCTGAGCACCGAGTTTCTGCTCACAAGTTTCCGAAGCGACTGGATCTATCCGACTTGGCAAAGCGAGGAATTGCGCGATCAGCTCTCAATGTGGGCGAAGGTCCGGCATGTGGAGCTTGGCAGCCCGCTCGGGCACGACGCGTTTTTGCTGGACGACCAGGAACAAGCCGACCTTGTCCGCCTCTTCTTGCAATAA
- a CDS encoding type IV pilus twitching motility protein PilT, with product MGGSDMHLKTDTGKVYIRINGDLHEVEYPHFSDEDFREEMKLLLLPHQLERFDQFLELDFAIEIPGVSRFRGNIYQQRGHAQAAFRVIPYEIQSMEDLNLPSAAYDFVQRPRGLVLVTGPAGSGKSTSLAAMIDKLNRTHHDHIMTVEDPVEFVHDDHLALINQRQLDQDTLSFANALKYVLRQDPDVILVGEMRDLETIHLALTAAETGHLVFGTLHTVDSVQTIDRIVDVFPVAQQQQVRMQLSVNLIGVISQSLVRRKDNRGRIAAFEVLVATNAIQALIRENKSYMISSILQTGSKLKMNTLDQSLASLVDRGLVTMDDAKSKAKDIGEFMRLVNDPSGGQGAGANQPDFRGNQPTPEAEKPVAPPAPGGVRGQPNRPGFKRD from the coding sequence TTGGGCGGCTCGGACATGCACCTAAAAACCGATACCGGCAAGGTGTATATCCGGATCAACGGCGACCTTCACGAGGTGGAATATCCGCACTTTAGCGACGAAGATTTCCGGGAGGAAATGAAGTTGCTGTTGCTGCCCCACCAATTGGAGCGCTTTGATCAATTCCTCGAACTCGACTTCGCGATCGAGATTCCGGGCGTTAGCCGGTTCCGCGGCAACATTTATCAGCAGCGGGGCCACGCGCAAGCCGCGTTCCGGGTGATCCCGTACGAAATCCAGTCCATGGAGGACCTGAATCTTCCGTCGGCGGCGTACGATTTTGTCCAGCGACCGCGTGGCTTGGTCTTGGTGACGGGTCCGGCTGGTTCGGGCAAGTCCACGAGCCTCGCAGCGATGATCGACAAGCTCAATCGCACCCACCACGACCACATCATGACGGTGGAGGACCCGGTCGAATTCGTGCACGACGACCACTTGGCGCTGATCAATCAGCGGCAGCTCGACCAAGACACGCTCAGCTTCGCCAACGCGCTAAAGTACGTGTTGCGGCAAGACCCAGACGTGATTCTGGTCGGCGAAATGCGCGACTTAGAAACCATCCACTTGGCGCTGACCGCCGCCGAAACCGGCCACTTGGTCTTCGGCACGCTGCACACCGTGGACTCGGTGCAAACCATCGACCGGATTGTGGACGTGTTCCCCGTGGCTCAACAGCAACAGGTGCGCATGCAGCTTTCCGTCAACCTCATTGGGGTCATCAGCCAGAGCCTCGTGCGCCGCAAGGACAATCGCGGTCGCATCGCCGCCTTTGAAGTTCTGGTTGCGACGAACGCGATTCAAGCCCTGATCCGCGAAAACAAGAGCTACATGATCAGCTCGATTTTGCAGACCGGGAGCAAGCTCAAAATGAACACGCTCGACCAATCGCTGGCGAGTTTGGTGGATCGCGGATTGGTCACCATGGACGATGCGAAATCTAAAGCCAAGGACATTGGCGAATTCATGCGATTGGTCAACGATCCTTCCGGCGGGCAAGGTGCGGGCGCAAATCAGCCCGACTTCCGCGGGAATCAGCCGACTCCCGAAGCCGAAAAGCCGGTTGCGCCCCCGGCTCCCGGCGGCGTCCGGGGCCAGCCGAATCGCCCCGGCTTTAAGCGAGACTAG
- a CDS encoding MerC domain-containing protein, whose translation MARVRGKTWDQLGTIASLVCAVHCLVMAVFMAFLPILGLQESHSHNVDFAFIGLAVLFGGLSIRSGWKVHQRWTPAIWFIGGLTLVCVAHFALHDLGAISYVVSVVGGLMMVWFHRLNLALRAKCSCASCQASRQR comes from the coding sequence ATGGCAAGAGTGCGCGGAAAAACTTGGGATCAGCTGGGCACCATCGCCTCGCTTGTCTGCGCGGTTCACTGCCTGGTCATGGCCGTGTTCATGGCGTTTTTGCCGATCCTTGGCTTGCAAGAGAGTCATTCGCACAACGTCGACTTCGCGTTCATCGGGCTCGCAGTTCTCTTTGGGGGGCTCTCCATCCGCTCCGGCTGGAAGGTGCATCAGCGCTGGACGCCGGCCATTTGGTTTATCGGCGGGCTCACTTTGGTGTGCGTGGCGCACTTTGCGCTGCACGACCTGGGCGCGATTTCTTACGTGGTCAGCGTGGTCGGCGGTCTGATGATGGTGTGGTTCCACCGCCTGAACCTCGCCCTGCGCGCGAAATGTTCGTGTGCGAGTTGCCAGGCTAGTCGCCAACGGTAA
- a CDS encoding sugar ABC transporter substrate-binding protein produces MARGLFPVTLSLTLVALLAGCSKSGEAEPSATATAKPSKISFMIFGDPGEHEAYKNLVKAYETKHSGAKVELIHIPSQGDYRKRLGADFAANTPADVVLINYRRYAQFAAKGVVEPLGPYLEKSSLIKKEDFYGEAIRPFVFKGELYGIPQNLSSLVVYYNKNLFDEAGLPHPKSTWTWDEFVSTAKMLTKDRDGDGKMDVYGLGTEVSLQRLIPFVWQAGGEIVDDAENPTSLNLGDPGFQKALQWFIDLRAVHKVIPDQVEEKSEDSETRFQNGRTAMFLNSRRGVPTYREITGFEWDVVALPVGKQAAGILHADAYFMPKAAKDKAAVWKFIEFANSKEGQEIVAASGRTVPSIRAVAESQAFLDPSQKPANSKVFLETLPTMRAVPVNENWVDLESTATEELERAVYSGLKASEVTKTLKERTDGVLAK; encoded by the coding sequence ATGGCCCGAGGATTGTTCCCCGTCACCTTGTCTCTCACACTAGTCGCCCTGCTCGCTGGTTGCAGCAAATCGGGCGAAGCCGAACCCTCCGCAACCGCCACGGCGAAGCCGTCCAAGATCAGCTTCATGATCTTTGGCGATCCGGGGGAGCACGAGGCTTACAAGAACCTGGTGAAGGCGTACGAAACCAAGCACAGCGGCGCGAAGGTGGAACTGATCCACATTCCCTCTCAAGGCGACTATCGCAAGCGACTCGGCGCGGACTTCGCCGCCAACACTCCCGCCGATGTGGTGCTGATCAACTATCGGCGTTACGCGCAGTTTGCCGCCAAAGGGGTTGTGGAGCCGTTGGGGCCGTATCTTGAGAAGAGCTCACTCATCAAAAAAGAGGACTTCTACGGCGAAGCAATTCGGCCATTCGTGTTCAAGGGCGAGCTTTACGGCATTCCGCAAAACCTGTCCAGCCTCGTGGTCTACTACAACAAAAACTTGTTCGATGAGGCCGGACTTCCCCACCCCAAGTCCACCTGGACTTGGGACGAGTTTGTCTCGACGGCCAAAATGCTGACCAAGGATCGCGACGGCGACGGGAAGATGGACGTGTACGGGCTCGGTACCGAAGTTTCGCTCCAACGCCTCATCCCGTTTGTGTGGCAAGCGGGCGGCGAGATCGTGGATGACGCAGAAAACCCCACAAGCTTGAACCTCGGCGACCCAGGATTCCAGAAAGCCCTCCAGTGGTTTATCGACCTGCGCGCCGTGCACAAGGTGATTCCGGATCAGGTCGAAGAAAAGAGCGAGGACAGCGAGACACGATTCCAAAACGGGCGCACCGCCATGTTCTTGAATAGCCGCCGCGGCGTGCCCACCTATCGCGAGATTACAGGCTTTGAATGGGATGTTGTGGCCCTGCCCGTCGGCAAGCAAGCCGCCGGAATCCTCCACGCGGACGCTTACTTTATGCCGAAGGCGGCCAAAGACAAGGCCGCGGTCTGGAAGTTCATTGAGTTTGCCAACTCCAAGGAAGGACAAGAAATTGTCGCGGCGTCGGGCCGTACAGTGCCCTCGATCCGGGCGGTGGCCGAGTCGCAAGCCTTCCTCGACCCCTCGCAAAAGCCCGCCAACAGCAAGGTGTTCCTCGAAACCCTGCCCACCATGCGAGCGGTGCCCGTCAATGAAAACTGGGTGGACCTGGAATCCACCGCCACAGAAGAACTGGAGCGAGCGGTTTACAGCGGATTGAAAGCGTCGGAAGTGACCAAGACCCTGAAGGAACGAACGGACGGCGTGCTGGCAAAGTGA
- a CDS encoding sugar ABC transporter permease, producing the protein MKLGRRDAAHLRLLIPLGVGLMLLYIGPALASLLLSFTHYDGLSSPQSAGLENYAALTDDRVFLRAVANTFWFLAIALPLKLALACVLAMWLQSRKPGTGAARAAVFLPSVIPDPAMALVMLWIFNPLYGPLNLLLQQFGIAPPMWLADPKSAPWVFVLLSLFQIGELFVVLMVARMEIAGELYENAKLAGAARWAQFWHVTLPQLAPWMFILGARDMMMSLQSTFTFSHMMTQGDPYYSTMFIGLIIYEEAFDRFRFGLGSAMMVVAFLLCLAVLGLVRTGLRRWRYHVDL; encoded by the coding sequence GTGAAGCTCGGGCGACGCGACGCCGCCCACCTCCGGCTCCTGATTCCGCTTGGCGTCGGCCTGATGCTGCTGTACATCGGGCCGGCGCTGGCCTCGTTGCTTCTGTCGTTCACGCACTACGATGGGCTGAGTTCGCCGCAGTCGGCGGGTCTCGAAAACTACGCGGCGCTGACCGATGATCGCGTGTTCCTCCGGGCGGTGGCCAACACCTTTTGGTTTCTCGCCATTGCGCTGCCCTTAAAGCTCGCGCTGGCCTGCGTGCTGGCCATGTGGTTACAGTCACGCAAACCCGGCACGGGCGCGGCCCGTGCCGCCGTCTTCCTGCCGAGCGTGATCCCGGACCCAGCGATGGCGTTGGTGATGCTGTGGATCTTCAATCCGCTCTACGGGCCGCTCAATTTGTTGCTTCAACAGTTCGGAATCGCCCCCCCGATGTGGCTCGCCGACCCTAAGTCGGCCCCGTGGGTGTTTGTTTTATTGTCGCTTTTTCAAATCGGCGAGCTCTTTGTGGTGCTCATGGTCGCGCGCATGGAGATTGCGGGCGAGCTATACGAAAACGCGAAGCTCGCGGGTGCCGCTCGGTGGGCCCAGTTTTGGCATGTCACGTTGCCGCAACTCGCCCCGTGGATGTTTATTCTGGGCGCTCGCGACATGATGATGAGCCTGCAGTCCACCTTCACGTTTTCGCACATGATGACGCAGGGGGACCCCTACTACTCGACCATGTTTATCGGCCTGATCATCTACGAAGAGGCGTTCGACCGGTTCCGATTCGGGTTGGGATCGGCCATGATGGTGGTCGCGTTCTTGCTCTGCCTGGCGGTACTTGGCCTCGTACGAACCGGGCTGCGGCGATGGAGGTACCACGTTGACCTTTAG
- the murC gene encoding UDP-N-acetylmuramate--L-alanine ligase has product MRTKVEIASSFASTADLGRAQRFFFVGIGGAGMSGLAHMLMRRGYQVAGSDSTDSAVIDALRAAGAKVQIGHDNGWVMPGDALILTDAIDLNESPEVQDARRGNNPIFRRSQLLGWLLDGKRVIAVTGTHGKTTTTGLVASALLAGGLDPTAIVGAEVPDFGGAVREGAGDWVVIEACEAYDSLRDLPAEIVVLTNLEPDHLDFHGDWESLLASVNSFVSQASTLVYCKDDAGACEVAAGFAGTLLPYGAEGWDSPDSQLMRMPGRHNWQNARAALSVAHHLGVGAEPALRAVQTYSGAERRLQLLREGEIAVLDDYAHHPTEITASIEAVRSRYAGRRVVVVYQPHLYSRTRDFLPEFARTLSAADLLVITDIYPAREAPMPGMSSARIAEQVTCEVVYVPSRHRLPTEVRKLVRAGDVVVGMGAGNISEFGPAFLAELDRPAAPQLVVLYGGDSAEREVSLHSGRAVANALSTQYSVRLLDATELLLGQRDLAPLTGVNRPDLAVLMTHGNRAEDGALQGFLELIGVPYTGPGIQSSALAMDKEKTKEILRAAGLPVPPGVQVTANEDPQHAAERVLREVGGDEWVVKPNAQGSTIGVTFVNRPEDLAVAIAKGLHYDSSVLVERRLRGMEISTPVMGDRALIPVEIAPTGGKDYDFESKYTPGATEEICPARLPEETMRLVSDLALRTHQLLGCRGVTRTDMIVTAEGPIILEINTLPGMTPTSLVPKSAETAGMSFAELCQWIVEDALTFYGAKAR; this is encoded by the coding sequence ATGCGCACCAAGGTTGAAATTGCCAGTAGCTTCGCCTCGACGGCGGACCTTGGGCGAGCGCAACGGTTCTTTTTTGTCGGTATCGGCGGCGCGGGGATGAGCGGGCTGGCGCACATGCTCATGCGGCGCGGCTACCAAGTAGCCGGCAGCGATAGCACCGATTCAGCCGTGATTGACGCCTTGCGCGCGGCGGGAGCCAAAGTTCAAATCGGCCACGACAACGGCTGGGTGATGCCTGGCGACGCACTGATTCTCACCGACGCGATCGACCTGAACGAGTCCCCCGAGGTGCAAGACGCGCGCCGCGGCAACAACCCGATCTTTCGACGGTCACAGCTCTTGGGCTGGTTGCTGGATGGCAAGCGCGTCATTGCCGTGACCGGCACTCACGGGAAAACCACGACCACCGGATTGGTCGCGAGCGCTTTGCTGGCCGGAGGGCTCGACCCCACCGCGATTGTGGGCGCGGAGGTACCTGACTTCGGGGGCGCGGTGCGCGAAGGCGCGGGCGATTGGGTCGTCATTGAAGCCTGCGAGGCCTACGACAGCCTGCGCGATCTTCCCGCCGAAATCGTGGTGCTCACCAACCTTGAGCCCGACCATCTCGATTTTCACGGCGACTGGGAGTCGCTCCTCGCCAGCGTGAATTCGTTCGTGAGCCAAGCTTCGACGCTGGTGTATTGCAAAGACGATGCCGGAGCGTGCGAGGTAGCTGCCGGGTTCGCCGGGACTCTGCTGCCCTACGGCGCCGAAGGTTGGGATTCGCCGGATTCGCAGCTCATGCGCATGCCGGGCCGACACAATTGGCAGAATGCGCGCGCGGCCCTATCCGTGGCCCACCACTTGGGCGTGGGGGCCGAACCCGCGCTGCGCGCGGTGCAAACCTACAGCGGCGCCGAGCGTCGGTTGCAACTGCTCCGCGAAGGCGAGATCGCCGTTTTGGACGATTACGCTCACCACCCCACCGAGATTACGGCCAGCATCGAGGCGGTTCGTTCGCGCTACGCGGGCCGTCGCGTCGTGGTGGTCTATCAACCGCACCTTTACTCAAGAACTCGCGATTTTCTGCCCGAGTTCGCGCGCACACTCAGCGCCGCTGATCTGCTGGTGATCACCGACATTTACCCCGCTCGCGAGGCTCCGATGCCCGGCATGAGCTCGGCGCGGATTGCCGAGCAAGTCACCTGCGAAGTAGTGTACGTGCCCAGTCGGCACCGCTTACCGACCGAAGTCCGCAAGCTGGTTCGCGCCGGAGACGTGGTCGTCGGCATGGGCGCGGGCAACATTTCCGAGTTTGGTCCGGCGTTCTTGGCCGAGCTCGATCGCCCCGCCGCGCCGCAACTGGTGGTGCTGTACGGCGGCGATAGCGCCGAGCGCGAGGTGTCTTTGCACAGTGGCCGCGCCGTGGCCAACGCTCTCTCCACTCAGTATTCAGTTCGACTGCTGGACGCCACTGAACTTCTTCTCGGCCAGCGCGATCTAGCTCCGCTTACCGGGGTAAATCGCCCCGATTTGGCGGTGCTGATGACCCACGGCAACCGCGCCGAAGACGGCGCTCTGCAAGGATTTTTGGAGCTGATCGGTGTTCCCTACACCGGGCCTGGAATTCAATCCAGCGCCCTGGCCATGGACAAGGAAAAGACCAAGGAGATTCTGCGCGCCGCCGGATTGCCCGTCCCGCCTGGGGTGCAGGTGACGGCAAATGAGGACCCGCAGCACGCGGCCGAACGCGTGCTCCGCGAGGTGGGCGGTGATGAATGGGTGGTCAAGCCCAACGCCCAGGGCAGCACCATCGGCGTGACGTTCGTCAATCGCCCTGAGGACCTCGCCGTGGCAATCGCTAAGGGGCTGCACTACGATAGTTCGGTGCTGGTGGAGCGTCGTCTGCGCGGCATGGAAATCAGCACGCCCGTGATGGGCGATCGCGCTCTGATTCCGGTCGAGATTGCCCCGACCGGCGGCAAGGATTACGACTTTGAATCGAAGTACACACCCGGCGCGACCGAGGAGATTTGTCCGGCTCGTTTGCCCGAGGAAACCATGCGGCTGGTCAGCGACCTCGCCCTCCGCACACACCAATTGCTCGGCTGCCGCGGGGTCACTCGCACCGACATGATCGTCACCGCCGAGGGGCCGATCATTCTGGAGATTAACACCTTGCCCGGCATGACCCCGACGAGTCTGGTTCCGAAATCGGCCGAGACGGCGGGCATGAGTTTTGCCGAGCTTTGTCAATGGATTGTGGAGGATGCCTTAACTTTTTATGGCGCGAAAGCCCGCTAA
- a CDS encoding carbohydrate ABC transporter permease, with translation MTFRSLGSLLARLAVIALFVSPIYWIFVSAMRKPGLPPPRTVEWLPAEWSLDNFARVFELIPMATYLQNSLLVGAVAVPLTLLVGSISGYSIARLSPALRGRIVVLLIVAQLLPLIALWLPRFFLVKHLGLLDTLTSLVLPVAVGSLPLYVLLFYRSCLSVPAEVYEAAELDGAPPLMAWQQMAMPLIRPTTLAVTAFSFLFYWGDFVWPLLFLKSPDNYTVSVGILQLQQLDKSNWPLLMSASLILVLPSVLVFLLVQRSFLRGNLLSGSSGW, from the coding sequence TTGACCTTTAGGTCCCTGGGCTCGTTGCTGGCGCGCCTCGCGGTGATCGCCCTGTTTGTTTCGCCGATCTACTGGATCTTCGTATCGGCGATGCGCAAACCCGGCTTACCACCACCGCGGACGGTCGAGTGGCTTCCTGCCGAGTGGAGCCTAGACAACTTTGCGCGGGTATTCGAGCTCATCCCCATGGCGACTTATCTGCAAAACTCGCTGCTGGTTGGCGCGGTGGCCGTGCCACTCACTTTGCTCGTCGGCTCGATATCGGGCTACAGCATCGCGCGACTTTCGCCCGCGCTACGGGGCCGAATCGTGGTTCTGCTGATCGTCGCGCAACTGCTGCCGCTCATCGCGTTATGGTTGCCGCGGTTCTTCTTGGTTAAGCATTTGGGGTTGCTCGACACGCTCACCTCGCTCGTGCTCCCCGTGGCCGTCGGCTCGTTGCCGCTCTATGTCCTGTTGTTCTATCGCTCCTGCCTTTCGGTTCCGGCGGAGGTGTACGAAGCCGCTGAGCTCGATGGCGCGCCACCCCTCATGGCTTGGCAGCAGATGGCGATGCCGCTGATCCGCCCGACCACGCTGGCTGTGACTGCGTTTTCGTTTCTGTTCTATTGGGGCGATTTCGTGTGGCCACTGCTTTTCCTAAAGTCGCCGGACAACTACACCGTGAGCGTCGGCATTCTGCAATTGCAGCAACTCGACAAGTCGAACTGGCCGCTACTCATGAGCGCGAGCCTCATTTTGGTGCTCCCCTCGGTGCTGGTGTTTCTGCTGGTGCAGCGCTCGTTCTTGCGCGGCAATTTGCTCAGCGGCAGTAGCGGCTGGTAG